The Virgibacillus phasianinus genome includes a window with the following:
- a CDS encoding signal peptidase I, which translates to MFIVILVSLLLITYQSIKNPERPPSLFGYQPFTVLSNSMDPYFNTGDMVIIKETSPANVSKGDVITFTDKTGKYITHRVIEIKNRNSHPVFVTKGDNNNVKDGEMVTGDHIVGKQTILIPGAGYLVEFVSGPIGFILLILLPLAGYIFLELFERAKKGKKRDKTREQLQNE; encoded by the coding sequence ATGTTTATAGTCATACTAGTTTCTTTATTGCTTATTACCTACCAATCTATTAAGAATCCAGAGCGCCCACCATCATTATTCGGTTATCAACCATTTACGGTCTTATCAAATAGCATGGACCCGTATTTTAATACAGGCGATATGGTCATTATAAAAGAGACAAGCCCAGCCAACGTCAGCAAAGGTGATGTTATTACTTTTACAGATAAGACTGGTAAATATATTACACATAGAGTGATAGAAATAAAAAACCGAAATAGTCATCCTGTCTTCGTAACCAAAGGAGATAATAATAACGTAAAAGATGGTGAGATGGTAACTGGTGATCATATAGTGGGTAAACAAACTATTTTAATTCCGGGAGCAGGTTATTTAGTGGAGTTTGTTAGTGGTCCTATTGGTTTTATTCTACTCATTCTTCTACCTTTAGCCGGATATATTTTCCTGGAACTATTTGAGCGGGCGAAGAAGGGTAAAAAAAGGGATAAAACACGGGAACAACTACAAAATGAATAA